From the genome of Virgibacillus siamensis, one region includes:
- a CDS encoding histidine phosphatase family protein: MTTNLYFVRHAHSVYTPDEYGRPLSERGFSDVSAVTGLLEKKQIDCVFASPYKRAIQTVEGIAARLQKEIRIEPAFRERRVAEVPVSDFSSAVEKLWRNPEFHWQGGESNTLAQKRGVRATLDLLNKHNGENVVIGTHGNIMVLIMNYFNDQYDYEFWQNLAMPDIYQLTFSGTRLTTVRRIWE; this comes from the coding sequence ATGACGACAAACTTATATTTTGTGCGACATGCACATTCGGTATATACACCTGATGAATACGGCCGGCCACTGTCGGAGCGGGGTTTTTCAGATGTATCGGCTGTAACCGGTTTACTGGAAAAAAAACAGATTGACTGTGTATTCGCCAGCCCGTATAAACGAGCAATCCAAACGGTTGAGGGAATCGCTGCCCGCCTTCAAAAAGAAATACGGATTGAACCTGCCTTCAGGGAACGCCGGGTAGCTGAAGTTCCTGTCAGCGATTTTTCGAGCGCTGTTGAAAAATTGTGGCGGAACCCGGAATTTCACTGGCAGGGCGGAGAATCCAACACACTCGCCCAAAAAAGGGGAGTTCGCGCTACACTTGACCTGTTGAACAAGCACAATGGTGAGAATGTTGTGATCGGTACACACGGTAACATCATGGTGTTAATCATGAACTATTTTAATGATCAATACGATTACGAGTTTTGGCAGAATCTTGCTATGCCGGATATTTATCAACTGACATTTTCCGGGACCAGACTTACAACAGTAAGAAGAATCTGGGAGTGA
- a CDS encoding sodium:solute symporter family protein, with translation MTTNLVIWGIILYIVLAVSVALLSRRGNRSDMSGFFLGGRNMNGILSALSYSATTYSAFMMVGLAGLTYTGGVGALGFEIVYFTGVSLVALFGPRFWMAGKKYGYVSPSEMVGGRYGSKKAAAAISLVSCLFLIPYCAVQLAGVGYLLQGITGNTIPFTVGVVIATVLAILFSFAAGIRSVVWTDSLQAIIMIITSTVVVLLVIQGLGGFGQFFDNLQANHPESLAVPGNGYFSFTTFLGLTLPWFFFSLSNPQVSQRLFMPASLKGLRQMLIGFLVFGFIYTFVSVLWGFSALQMFPDLSTADLATPKLLSSDLVPPVLGVIVMVGILAAAVSTIDSIMLTLASMFGRDVYGNTKKQPDDAQQLKVAKFVIPVIAVLAFAFAELQLNLIAVLSVAASSGLIVVVPSIVGTFFWRRGTAAGVISSVTIGALLVLAIEFTGIKPLGLAAGIWGLLVSTAIFIGISLVTKAPTERAEAFIHILKKETNQSKKVS, from the coding sequence TTGACTACTAATCTGGTAATCTGGGGAATTATACTTTATATAGTATTGGCAGTATCCGTTGCACTGTTGTCAAGACGGGGCAATCGATCGGATATGTCCGGCTTTTTCCTTGGCGGACGTAATATGAATGGCATATTGTCAGCGCTCAGTTACAGCGCGACAACGTACAGCGCATTTATGATGGTTGGTCTGGCAGGACTCACGTATACCGGCGGTGTCGGTGCCCTCGGGTTTGAGATTGTTTACTTTACAGGTGTGTCACTTGTTGCGCTTTTCGGGCCGCGTTTTTGGATGGCCGGAAAAAAATATGGCTATGTGTCACCATCAGAAATGGTAGGCGGACGCTATGGAAGCAAAAAGGCAGCTGCTGCTATTTCACTTGTCAGTTGTCTGTTCCTGATTCCATACTGTGCTGTCCAGCTTGCCGGGGTGGGATATCTGTTACAGGGGATTACTGGTAATACGATCCCGTTTACGGTCGGGGTCGTCATTGCAACGGTGCTGGCGATCCTGTTTTCCTTTGCGGCGGGAATTCGCTCGGTCGTCTGGACGGATTCGCTGCAGGCCATCATTATGATTATTACATCAACAGTCGTCGTGCTGCTCGTCATTCAGGGACTCGGCGGTTTCGGGCAGTTCTTTGATAATCTGCAGGCAAACCATCCGGAATCACTCGCAGTGCCGGGAAACGGCTATTTCAGCTTTACCACGTTTCTCGGGCTGACACTTCCATGGTTCTTTTTCAGTCTGTCCAATCCACAGGTGAGTCAGCGGTTATTTATGCCTGCCTCATTGAAAGGGTTGCGGCAGATGCTGATTGGCTTCCTCGTTTTTGGATTTATTTATACGTTTGTGTCTGTATTGTGGGGATTTTCCGCATTGCAAATGTTTCCGGATTTGTCGACAGCAGATTTGGCAACACCAAAACTGCTTTCATCTGATCTTGTGCCGCCGGTGCTGGGTGTTATTGTGATGGTCGGGATTTTGGCTGCGGCAGTTTCCACAATTGATTCGATCATGCTGACATTGGCTTCGATGTTTGGGCGTGATGTATACGGCAATACGAAAAAACAGCCGGATGATGCACAGCAGCTAAAAGTGGCCAAGTTTGTAATTCCGGTCATCGCTGTGCTGGCGTTTGCCTTTGCGGAACTGCAGTTAAATCTGATAGCAGTGTTGTCTGTTGCTGCTTCATCGGGATTGATTGTTGTTGTCCCATCAATTGTTGGAACATTTTTCTGGCGGCGCGGGACTGCTGCAGGGGTAATTTCAAGTGTCACGATCGGTGCATTGCTCGTTCTTGCCATTGAATTTACCGGTATTAAACCATTGGGACTCGCTGCAGGTATTTGGGGACTGCTCGTATCAACAGCAATATTTATCGGCATCAGTCTTGTCACAAAAGCACCAACAGAACGAGCCGAAGCATTTATTCATATATTAAAAAAAGAAACAA
- a CDS encoding transcription repressor NadR, with the protein MADENKILGEERRNMILTWLKDAEKPLSGKILAEKTNVSRQVIVQDVSLLKAKGEPIVATARGYVYFTENGQTAKFTRTIVVNHRLEDTALELNTLVDHGVKVKNVMVEHPIYGDLTGSLMIKSRMDVDAFLHKLKQTEASLLSRLTDGVHLHAIEADTEEQLDKACQVLRVEGILLES; encoded by the coding sequence ATGGCGGATGAGAATAAGATACTTGGTGAAGAGCGGAGAAATATGATTTTGACATGGCTTAAGGATGCTGAAAAACCATTATCCGGCAAAATTTTGGCAGAAAAAACAAATGTAAGCAGACAAGTGATTGTACAGGATGTTTCCCTTTTGAAGGCAAAAGGTGAGCCAATCGTGGCAACAGCACGCGGTTATGTGTATTTCACCGAAAATGGACAAACAGCAAAATTCACGCGCACAATTGTGGTCAATCACCGGCTGGAAGATACCGCACTTGAGTTGAATACACTTGTGGATCATGGTGTGAAGGTTAAAAATGTAATGGTTGAACACCCGATTTATGGAGATTTAACAGGCTCGCTGATGATCAAAAGCCGCATGGATGTCGATGCATTTTTACATAAACTGAAACAAACGGAGGCGTCGTTATTATCCAGACTCACAGATGGCGTGCACCTGCACGCGATTGAGGCAGACACAGAGGAACAGCTGGACAAAGCGTGCCAGGTGTTGCGAGTGGAAGGGATTTTGCTGGAGTCGTAA